From Panicum hallii strain FIL2 chromosome 2, PHallii_v3.1, whole genome shotgun sequence, a single genomic window includes:
- the LOC112880350 gene encoding auxin-responsive protein IAA24-like, translated as MEIDADNLSATELRLGLPGTSSGDDRPKKPAPSVGAKRALADTRSEASGTSPAAGDDHDAATPAKAQVVGWPPVRAYRKNTFQAAAKKAEQPGGLYVKVSMDGAPYLRKVDLRMYKGYRELREALDALFTKSFSAAGAEGGDGQHALAYEDKDGDLMLVGDVPWDMFISSCKKLRIMKGSEAR; from the exons ATGGAGATCGACGCCGACAACCTCAGCGCCACCGAGCTCCGCCTCGGCCTGCCGGGAACCAGCAGCGGCGACGACCGGCCGAAGAAGCCGGCGCCCTCCGTCGGCGCCAAGCGAGCGCTCGCCGACACCCGGAGCGAGGCCTCGGGCACCAGcccggccgccggcgacgaccACGACGCAGCCACGCCTGCCAA AGCGCAAGTTGTGGGGTGGCCGCCGGTGAGGGCGTACAGGAAGAACACCTTCcaggcggcggcgaagaaggcCGAGCAGCCGGGAGGGCTGTACGTGAAGGTGAGCATGGACGGGGCGCCGTACCTCAGGAAGGTGGACCTCCGGATGTACAAGGGGTACAGGGAGCTCAGGGAGGCGTTGGACGCCCTCTTCACCAAGTCCTTCTCCGCCGCCGGAGCGGAGGGCGGCGACGGCCAGCACGCCCTCGCCTACGAGGACAAGGACGGCGACCTCATGCTCGTCGGAGACGTACCCTGGGA CATGTTCATCTCTTCGTGCAAGAAGCTCAGGATAATGAAGGGTTCTGAGGCCAGGTGA
- the LOC112880349 gene encoding DNA (cytosine-5)-methyltransferase 1B, whose translation MVKTPRSPVTTGTRRCRAKPQMKEEKSIENSKLENGSQDATQEVHHGVENGDGHVTRKRPRRAAACSDFKEKSIRLSEKTSVVKVKKNRMEEEEIDAVNLTKLGLEDPPPCRKLIDFILHDAEGNPQPFEMSEIDDFFITALIMPMDDDLEKERERGVRCEGFGRIEDWNISGYDEGTPVVWVSTDVADYECVKPASNYKSYFDHFYEKAQVCVEVFKKLTRSAGGNPDQGLDELLASVVRSINAMKGYSGTMSKDLVISIGEFVYNQLVGLDETSGNDDEKFATLPVLLALRDQCKSRVELTKMPSNISNSSLKIKDTECEEIAEDDDAKLARLLQQEEEWKMMKKQRGRRGTPSQKNVYIKISEAEIANDYPLPAYYKPANQEMDEYIFDSDDSIFSDDVPVRILNNWALYNADSRLISLELIPMKSGAENDVVVFGSGFMRDDDGSCCSTAESAKSSSSSSKADQSDAGVPIYLSPIKEWLIEFGGSMICVTIRTDVAWYKLRQPTKQYAPWCEPVLKTARLAVSIITLLKEQSRASKLSFGDVIKKVAEFDKGNPAFISSNIALVERYIVVHGQIILQQFADFPDETIRRSAFVSGLLLKMEQRRHTKLVMKKKTQIMRGENLNPSAAMGPASRRKVMRATTTRLINRIWSDYYAHHFPEDSKVGDGNETKEVDDEQEENEDEDAEDEVQIEEEKISKTPPSTRSRKLLSQTCKEIRWESEISGKTSSGEALYKCAYVRELRISVGGTVALEDDSGEAVICFIEYMFQKNGGEKMVHGRMLQKGSQTILGNAANEREVFLTNDCLEFKLDDIKELVTVDVQSRPWGHKYRKENSEADKVEQAKAEERKKKGLPMEYFCKSLYWPEKGAFFTLPRDKMGLGSGVCSSCDHIEPDSDELKVLSKTSFIYGKVTYNVNDFLYIRPDFFSQDEDRATFKAGRNVGLKPYAVCHLLAIPEGAGSKKLDPASTKISARRFYRPDDISSAKAYASDIREVYYSEDIIDVPVDMIEGKCEVRKKNDLPSSDLPVMFEHVFFCELIYDRATGALKQLPPNVRFMSMAQKTTGALKKNKGKQICETDQVDSGKWVDVPKENRLATLDIFAGCGGLSEGLQQAGISFTKWAIEYEEPAGEAFSKNHPEAVVFVDNCNVILKAIMDKCGDTDDCISTSEAAEQAAKLAEENISNLPVPGEVEFINGGPPCQGFSGMNRFNQSPWSKVQCEMILAFLSFAEYFRPRFFLLENVRNFVSFNKGQTFRLAVASLLEMGYQVRFGILEAGAFGVAQSRKRAFIWAAAPGETLPDWPEPMHVFASPELKITLPDGQYYAAARSTAGGAPFRAITVRDTIGDLPKVENGASKLTLEYGGEPVSWFQKKIRGNMMALNDHISKEMNELNLIRCQHIPKRPGCDWHDLPDEKVKLSNGQMADLIPWCLPNTAKRHNQWKGLYGRLDWEGNFPTSVTDPQPMGKVGMCFHPEQDRIITVRECARSQGFPDRYEFAGNIQSKHRQIGNAVPPPLAYALGRKLKEAVDAKCQEVGVAVAAP comes from the exons ATGGTGAAAACTCCGCGATCTCCTGTTACCACAG GGACAAGAAGATGCAGAGCAAAGCCACAAATGAAGGAAGAGAAATCCATTGAAAACAGCAAACTGGAGAATGGATCTCAGGATGCAACACAAGAGGTGCACCATGGAGTTGAAAACGGTGATGGGCATGTTACCCGCAAGAGACCAAGGAGAGCAGCAGCCTGTTCTGATTTCAAAGAGAAATCCATACGCTTATCTGAAAAAACATCTGTTGTCAAGGTCAAGAAGAATCGGATGGAGGAGGAAGAAATAGATGCTGTCAATTTGACAAAACTTGGACTGGAAGATCCACCACCTTGCCGGAAGTTGATTGATTTCATCTTGCATGATGCAGAAGGGAATCCACAACCCTTTGAAATGTCAGAAATTGATGACTTCTTCATAACAGCTCTTATCATGCCCATGGATGATGATCTAGAAAAAGAGCGTGAAAGAGGAGTACGCTGTGAAGGATTTGGGCGAATTGAGGACTGGAATATTTCTGGTTATGATGAAGGTACTCCTGTAGTCTGGGTGTCAACAGATGTTGCTGACTATGAATGTGTGAAACCAGCAAGCAATTACAAATCTTACTTTGACCACTTCTATGAAAAGGCTCAGGTGTGTGTTGAAGTTTTCAAAAAGCTTACAAGATCAGCTGGTGGGAATCCTGACCAGGGTCTGGATGAATTACTTGCCAGTGTTGTCCGTTCAATTAATGCCATGAAAGGATATAGTGGGACCATGAGCAAAGATTTGGTGATCTCCATTGGGGAATTTGTATACAATCAACTTGTTGGATTGGATGAGACATCAGGCAATGATGACGAAAAGTTTGCTACCCTGCCAGTTCTTCTTGCTCTTAGAGATCAGTGCAAATCGAGGGTGGAATTGACCAAGATGCCTTCCAACATCTCGAATTCAAGTCTGAAAATTAAAGACACAGAGTGTGAAGAGATAGCAGAAGACGATGATGCAAAATTAGCTAGGTTACTGcaacaagaagaagaatggAAAATGATGAAGAAACAGAGGGGTAGACGTGGAACACCATCCCAGAAAAATGTCTACATCAAAATTAGTGAAGCTGAGATTGCCAATGACTATCCTCTTCCTGCATATTATAAACCAGCTAACCAAGAAATGGATGAATACATATTTGATAGTGATGACAGCATATTTTCTGATGATGTGCCAGTGAGGATTCTCAATAACTGGGCTCTGTACAATGCAGATTCCAGGCTTATATCTTTGGAATTAATCCCTATGAAGTCAGGAGCAGAAAATGATGTAGTTGTCTTTGGGTCTGGTTTCATGAGAGATGATGATGGCAGTTGCTGTTCCACAGCTGAGTCTGCGaaatcatcttcttcctccagcaAAGCTGACCAATCGGATGCAGGAGTCCctatttatttaagcccaatcAAAGAATGGCTTATAGAATTTGGTGGCTCAATGATTTGTGTAACCATTCGGACTGATGTGGCCTG GTACAAGCTACGCCAACCGACTAAGCAATATGCTCCATGGTGTGAGCCTGTATTGAAAACAGCAAGGCTTGCTGTCAGCATCATCACCCTGTTAAAAGAGCAAAGTCGTGCTTCAAAGCTTTCTTTTGGTGATGTCATAAAAAAAGTAGCTGAATTTGACAAAGGGAACCCAGCATTTATATCGTCAAACATCGCACTTGTTGAGAGGTACATTGTGGTGCATGGACAGATAATACTCCAGCAGTTTGCAGATTTTCCAGATGAGACTATCCGTAGGAGCGCATTTGTCAGTGGGCTTTTATTGAAGATGGAACAGAGGAGGCATACAAAGTTAGTTATGAAGAAAAAAACTCAAATAATGAGGGGAGAGAATCTGAACCCAAGTGCAGCAATGGGCCCAGCATCAAGAAGAAAAGTGATGCGTGCAACAACAACCAGGTTGATCAACAGGATCTGGAGCGATTACTATGCACATCATTTCCCTGAAGATTCCAAGGTGGGAGATGGAAATGAAACAAAAGAAGTTGatgatgaacaagaagaaaatgAAGATGAGGATGCTGAAGATGAGGTGCAGATTGAAGAGGAAAAGATCTCAAAGACTCCACCATCCACACGGTCCCGGAAGTTGCTGTCACAAACCTGTAAAGAAATTAGATGGGAAAGTGAAATATCTGGGAAAACATCATCTGGCGAAGCTCTATACAAATGTGCTTACGTTCGAGAACTCAGAATATCTGTTGGAGGAACGGTGGCACTAGAAGATGATTCAGGAGAAGCAGTCATCTGTTTTATTGAGTACATGTTTCAGAAAAATGGTGGTGAAAAAATGGTTCATGGAAGGATGCTACAAAAAGGTTCACAGACGATTCTTGGCAATGCTGCAAATGAGAGGGAGGTTTTCTTAACCAATGATTGTTTAGAATTCAAATTAGATGACATCAAGGAATTGGTGACTGTTGATGTCCAATCAAGGCCTTGGGGTCACAAGTATAGAAAAGAGAATTCTGAAGCTGATAAAGTTGAGCAGGCAAaagcagaagagaggaagaaaaagggcctGCCAATGGAGTATTTCTGCAAAAGCTTATACTGGCCTGAGAAGGGTGCCTTCTTCACCCTTCCCCGTGATAAAATGGGTCTTGGTAGTGGTGTATGTAGCTCTTGTGATCACATAGAGCCAGATTCTGACGAATTGAAAGTGCTCTCAAAGACCAGCTTCATCTATGGAAAGGTTACATATAATGTCAATGACTTTTTATACATAAGACCTGATTTTTTCTCTCAAGACGAGGATCGTGCAACCTTCAAAGCTGGCAGAAACGTGGGCTTAAAGCCCTATGCAGTTTGCCATCTATTGGCCATCCCTGAAGGAGCAGGATCTAAAAAGCTCGATCCAGCATCAACAAAAATCAGTGCTAGAAGATTTTACAGACCAGATGACATTTCATCAGCCAAAGCTTATGCATCCGATATCAGAGAG GTCTACTATAGTGAAGATATAATTGATGTTCCTGTGGATATGATAGAGGGAAAATGTGAGGTTAGGAAGAAGAATGATCTGCCAAGTTCAGACCTTCCAGTGATGTTTGAACATGTATTTTTCTGTGAACTTATCTATGACCGTGCCACTGGAGCTCTCAAGCAG TTGCCTCCAAATGTTAGGTTCATGTCCATGGCACAAAAGACAACTGGTGCTTTGAAAAAGAACAAAGGAAAGCAGATCTGTGAGACTGACCAAGTAGATTCGGGTAAATGGGTTGATGTGCCAAAAGAGAACCGTCTAGCAACTCTTGACATTTTTGCTGGCTGTGGAGGTTTATCAGAAGGGCTGCAGCAAGCTG GTATATCTTTTACAAAATGGGCAATTGAATATGAGGAGCCTGCTGGTGAAGCATTTAGCAAAAATCATCCTGAGGCTGTGGTGTTTGTAGATAACTGCAATGTGATTCTAAA GGCAATTATGGATAAATGTGGGGATACTGATGATTGCATTTCAACTTCTGAAGCTGCTGAACAAGCAGCGAAACTTGCTGAAGAGAACATTAGTAACCTTCCAGTACCTGGTGAAGTAGAATTCATAAATGGTGGTCCTCCGTGTCAG GGATTTTCTGGGATGAATAGATTCAACCAAAGCCCATGGAGCAAAGTTCAGTGCGAGATGATTCTAGCATTCCTCTCATTCGCAGAGTATTTCCGACCCAGATTCTTTCTCTTAGAAAATGTTCGGAACTTTGTTTCGTTCAACAAAGGGCAGACATTCCGACTGGCAGTTGCATCTCTTCTGGAGATGGGATATCAG GTCCGCTTTGGAATTCTAGAAGCAGGGGCTTTTGGTGTTGCTCAGTCTAGGAAAAGGGCATTCATTTGGGCTGCTGCACCTGGAGAGACTCTTCCTGATTGGCCAGAGCCAATGCATGTGTTTGCTAGCCCTGAGCTGAAGATAACACTGCCTGATGGCCAATACTACGCAGCTGCCAGAAGCACTGCTGGTGGAGCGCCTTTCCGAGCGATAACTGTTAGAGATACAATTGGGGATCTGCCTAAAGTGGAAAATGGTGCCAGCAAACTCACACTTGAG TACGGAGGTGAGCCTGTTTCTTGGTTCCAGAAAAAGATTAGAGGGAATATGATGGCACTGAATGATCACATATCCAAGGAGATGAATGAGCTGAACCTCATAAGGTGCCAGCACATTCCAAAACGACCAGGTTGTGACTGGCATGACCTGCCTGACGAGAAG GTGAAACTGTCAAATGGGCAGATGGCAGACCTGATACCTTGGTGCCTGCCGAACACTGCCAAGAGACACAATCAGTGGAAGGGTCTGTACGGGAGGCTGGACTGGGAGGGCAACTTCCCCACATCTGTCACGGATCCACAGCCAATGGGCAAGGTCGGCATGTGCTTCCACCCTGAACAGGACAGGATCATCACGGTCCGTGAATGTGCCCGGTCTCAG GGCTTCCCTGACAGGTATGAGTTCGCGGGCAACATTCAGAGCAAGCACAGGCAGATCGGCAACGCTGTGCCCCCGCCTCTTGCCTACGCGCTTGGGAGGAAGTTGAAGGAAGCTGTTGATGCCAAGTGTCAGGAGGTTGGTGTGGCCGTGGCTGCACCATAA
- the LOC112879717 gene encoding uncharacterized protein LOC112879717 — MAKGKEKVEGDGSARERTITWDEDQTKFMLGWFIDYIKEQHAGFKLKKQHHFKRSEALNRQFNMGVTATRVERHFRHYKENWKFIATALGKSGNTFDASRSMVIISDSEKVNLKDRARRLLSKPIKFFSEMQELFLNSSADGSLAMDANTCMNEAQADEENDYNDDLCNDLSNYAQAEDDLGDDSDTLVSHLSGMASMGSQVAEQSSSSSGVKRPRSESRPPKRDVRPKSRMSKVGDMIATTLVDLQNKIKKPAPPPPIIRNSDEIVWERLEKMTLTTGQKVMIGEYLAHKNQKGMRGFLSAASETTFESWIFKFVSDQGV; from the exons ATGGCTAAGGGGAAGGAAAAGGTTGAAGGTGATGGCTCTGCTCGTGAGAGGACCATCACATGGGATGAGGATCAAACTAAATTTATGCTTGGTTGGTTTATTGACTACATAAAGGAACAACACGCTGGTTTTAAGCTCAAAAAACAACATCACTTCAAGCGTTCAGAGGCATTGAATAGGCAGTTCAACATGGGGGTAACTGCCACTCGAGTTGAGAGGCATTTCAGGCATTACAAGGAAAACTGGAAGTTCATTGCAACAGCTTTGGGCAAGAGTGGTAACACATTTGATGCTTCAAGATCTATGGTCATCATATCTGATTCAGAGAAGGTTAATCTAAAG GATAGGGCAAGAAGGCTCCTGTCCAAACCTATCAAGTTCTTCAGTGAAATGCAGGAGCTATTTCTTAATAGCAGCGCTGATGGTTCTCTTGCCATGGACGCCAACACTTGCATGAATGAGGCTCAAGCTGATGAAGAAAATGATTATAATGATGATTTATGCAATGACTTATCCAACTATGCCCAAGCTGAGGATGATCTAGGTGATGATTCTGACACTTTAGTTTCTCATTTAAGTGGTATGGCTAGTATGGGATCTCAAGTGGCTGAGCAAAGCTCATCTAGCTCGGGAGTCAAGCGTCCAAGAAGTGAAAGCAGGCCTCCCAAGAGAGATGTGAGACCAAAGAGCCGGATGTCCAAGGTAGGAGATATGATCGCAACTACTTTGGTGGATCTTCAAAATAAAATCAAGAAGCCAGCACCTCCTCCACCAATTATACGCAATTCTGATGAAATAGTGTGGGAAAGACTTGAAAAGATGACTCTAACCACTGGTCAAAAGGTTATGATAGGAGAATATCTAGCACACAAAAACCAAAAGGGGATGCGTGGTTTCTTATCAGCCGCATCTGAGACAACATTCGAGTCATGGATCTTCAAGTTCGTTAGTGACCAGGGGGTGTGA